The following are from one region of the Plasmodium gaboni strain SY75 chromosome 12, whole genome shotgun sequence genome:
- a CDS encoding ATP-dependent zinc metalloprotease FTSH 1, whose translation MSSKYDNQSFLSTGSDKYGEQENSVLLHDEEDEYVNENKKKRNERDKKFRYYENFFNKRRSKKWNYFIIFFLGVCLGFAIWPFFMTIITYRLFYKDNFNNTNYRTNNSSTSLKSYGNDKNKKSDNNGKVTMKDQSPNKVSPHFKPIRFEEIAGIDESKLELLEVVDFIKNREKYHEMGARMPKGVLLVGPPGSGKTMLARAVATEANVPYIYTSGPEFIEIYVGQGAKRIRQLFAHARSVAPSIVFIDEIDAIGGKRSSGSVNGAGQREHDQTLNQLLVEMDGFSNTVHIMVIGATNRIDTLDSALLRPGRFDRIVYVPLPDVNGRKKILEIYIKKIKSDLKLEDIEKIARLTPGFSGADLENVVNEATILATRNNKSLVTINELYEARDKVSMGPERKSLRQSDHQRRITAYHEAGHAIVAYFLQPKTDPIHKATIISRGNALGYVEQIPVDDRHNYFKSQMEAKLAVCMGGRTAEEIVFGKSETSSGASSDISRATEIAYKMVTEWGMSDKLGPLNYKKRMGDGYSSNRLSAQTVSSIEVEVKTLVEKGKSLSEEILRRHRKELDNLAFALLDKETLSGEEIKNIIDPNNSKNYSGKVEMLKNDTKKTGKKSNNTSKNKSTISEDYDKNKNNMEQNYQSHDDTLVKNEGNWNDMKNEIDDNNTRDGQVNSDSAVKRKEMMDKDINGKELSEMENKEMKENKKLDGDELNKIIIDNDKMGDMKKNIKQVIKKMKKKQPKGSYKTQKNILKSISEHKELTTQKKVEENKMVAGNNEKSSNSLDKNNTQGLKDEKDYTNNNINNNNNNNNNNNMVKNINDLFEENFPEYKKYDNENNDFVKTKENYFDNFNEVIDISRITNVDEMKKFNIFEHNLNKLFLFDIFKND comes from the coding sequence atgagTTCGAAATATGACAATCAGAGTTTTCTGTCAACAGGATCAGATAAATATGGTGAACAAGAAAATTCTGTATTATTACatgatgaagaagatgaaTATGTAAATGAGAATAAAAAGAAGAGAAATGAACGTGATAAGAAATTTCgatattatgaaaatttttttaataaaaggAGAAGTAAAAAGTGGAattatttcataatattttttttaggTGTATGTTTAGGATTTGCAATATGGCCATTTTTTATGACTATAATAACTTATAgattattttataaagataattttaataatacaaattatCGAACAAATAATTCTTCGACTTCTTTGAAATCATATGgaaatgataaaaataagaagAGTGATAATAATGGAAAAGTAACGATGAAAGATCAATCTCCAAATAAAGTATCTCCACATTTTAAGCCTATACGATTTGAAGAGATAGCAGGAATAGATGAATCTAAATTAGAATTATTAGAAGTAGTtgattttataaaaaatagaGAAAAGTATCATGAAATGGGTGCTAGAATGCCAAAGGGTGTTTTATTAGTTGGTCCTCCTGGTTCAGGAAAAACCATGTTAGCTCGAGCTGTAGCAACTGAAGCTAATGTTCCTTATATTTATACCTCTGGACCAGAatttatagaaatatatgtaGGTCAAGGGGCTAAAAGAATACGACAGTTATTTGCACATGCAAGATCAGTTGCTCCATCTATTGTATTTATTGATGAAATTGATGCAATTGGTGGAAAGAGAAGTTCAGGATCTGTTAATGGTGCTGGGCAAAGAGAACATGATCAAACGTTAAATCAATTATTAGTTGAAATGGATGGATTTAGTAATACTGTACATATTATGGTTATAGGTGCTACAAACAGAATTGATACCTTAGACAGTGCTTTATTACGACCTGGTAGATTTGATAGGATTGTTTATGTACCATTACCTGATGTTAATGGaagaaagaaaattttagaaatatatattaaaaaaattaaaagtGATTTAAAATTAGAAGATATTGAAAAGATAGCAAGATTAACACCTGGTTTTTCAGGTGCAGATTTAGAAAATGTTGTAAATGAGGCTACAATTTTAGCTAcaagaaataataaaagtttAGTTACAATTAATGAATTATATGAAGCTAGAGATAAGGTTTCTATGGGTCCAGAAAGAAAATCCTTAAGACAATCAGACCATCAAAGAAGAATAACAGCTTATCATGAAGCTGGTCATGCTATCGTTGCATATTTTCTTCAACCCAAAACAGATCCAATACATAAGGCTACAATTATTTCAAGAGGTAATGCCCTTGGATATGTTGAACAAATCCCAGTTGATGATAGacataattattttaagAGTCAGATGGAAGCAAAATTAGCTGTTTGTATGGGAGGACGAACAGCTGAAGAAATTGTTTTTGGTAAATCAGAAACTAGTAGTGGTGCTTCAAGTGATATATCGAGAGCTACCGAAATTGCATATAAAATGGTAACGGAATGGGGTATGTCTGATAAATTAGGACcattaaattataaaaaaagaatgGGAGATGGTTATTCGTCTAATAGATTATCTGCTCAAACCGTTTCATCTATAGAAGTGGAAGTAAAGACCTTAGTagaaaaaggaaaaagTTTATCAGAAGAAATATTAAGAAGACATAGGAAAGAATTAGATAATTTAGCTTTTGCATTATTAGATAAAGAAACCTTATCCGGagaagaaattaaaaatattattgatCCAAATAATTCTAAAAATTATTCAGGTAAAGTAGAAatgttaaaaaatgataCGAAGAAAACTGGAAAAAAGAGTAATAATACatctaaaaataaaagtacCATTTCTGAGGATTATgacaaaaataaaaataatatggaaCAAAATTATCAATCACATGATGATACGTTAGTTAAAAATGAGGGAAATTGGAATGATATGAAAAATGAGattgatgataataatacGAGAGATGGTCAAGTAAATTCAGACTCAGCTgtaaaaagaaaagaaatgaTGGATAAGGATATAAATGGAAAAGAATTAAGTGAGATGGAAAATAAAGAGatgaaagaaaataaaaagttaGATGGTGAcgaattaaataaaattattattgataACGACAAAATGGGTGATatgaaaaagaatataaagcaagttattaaaaaaatgaaaaaaaagcaACCTAAAGGTTCTTACaaaacacaaaaaaatatattgaaatCTATAAGTGAACACAAGGAATTGACAACTCAGAAGAAAGTggaagaaaataaaatggTGGCTGGTAATAATGAGAAGTCATCTAATAGCTTggataaaaataataccCAAGGTTTAAAAGATGAAAAGGattatacaaataataatattaataataataacaataataataataataataatatggtaaaaaatataaatgatcTGTTTGAGGAGAATTTTCctgaatataaaaaatatgataatgaaaataatgattttGTAAAAACCAAAGAAAATTACTTTGATAATTTTAATGAAGTAATAGATATATCTCGTATAACAAATGTTGATGAAATGAAAAagtttaatatatttgaacataacttaaataaattattcttatttgacatatttaaaaatgactaa